The Sesamum indicum cultivar Zhongzhi No. 13 linkage group LG1, S_indicum_v1.0, whole genome shotgun sequence genome includes a window with the following:
- the LOC105163738 gene encoding uncharacterized protein LOC105163738, which translates to MEQNLPILAKKIWKIVRVVYFMLRKGISKGKLLADLNMMMKRGKIAGKAAIQSLMFHHHSTATSGGDRHLSFPNAYEFSCSNSPAYPIFHLNKRKRSHAPQPIDPSIVAAALEIINSATASPALPGFGRSPVVRQLRVTDSPFPLRDIDEDSHVDEAAEEFIMKFYRDLRQQNSTARLGYS; encoded by the coding sequence atgGAGCAAAATCTACCAATTTTGGCCAAGAAAATATGGAAAATAGTCCGAGTGGTCTATTTCATGCTCAGAAAAGGAATTTCCAAGGGCAAATTATTAGCTGATCTCAACATGATGATGAAGCGTGGCAAGATCGCCGGCAAAGCCGCCATACAGAGTCTCATGTTCCACCACCACTCCACGGCCACGTCTGGCGGCGACCGCCACCTCTCCTTCCCCAACGCGTATGAGTTCAGCTGCAGCAACAGCCCCGCTTACCCTATTTTCCACCTCAACAAGCGCAAGCGCTCCCACGCACCGCAGCCCATCGACCCCAGCATAGTCGCGGCAGCCCTGGAGATAATCAACAGCGCCACGGCATCTCCAGCCCTGCCAGGATTTGGGCGGAGCCCAGTCGTGAGGCAGCTGAGGGTGACTGATTCGCCGTTCCCGTTGAGGGATATTGACGAAGATAGCCATGTGGATGAAGCGGCTGAAGAGTTCATCATGAAGTTCTATAGGGATTTGAGGCAGCAAAATTCCACGGCTCGGTTGGGCTACTCTTGA